The Aurantiacibacter gangjinensis genome includes a region encoding these proteins:
- a CDS encoding MBL fold metallo-hydrolase — MTFPAMVGVIAHPTRGHFLFDTGYDPFFVEATETFPERFYRWTTPAQIGAGDEWREWLAANDIAEDSLAGLLVSHFHGDHVAGASRMAHLPMYCARAGLDTLRSGGRFARVRKGLLPGLVPEAMDDKALFFEDMPERPLPAEFAPFTSGRDILGDGSLLAVELPGHCKGHWGLAFVTEEGQAVLLAGDAVYSGRAIDENRPPPRFVTNLLGDTPTYHATLARLREADGKGADLAILPAHCPVRAARFRGEDAD; from the coding sequence GTGACATTTCCTGCAATGGTCGGCGTCATCGCGCATCCGACTCGCGGGCATTTTCTGTTCGACACAGGCTACGATCCGTTCTTCGTGGAGGCGACCGAGACCTTTCCCGAACGCTTCTATCGCTGGACGACGCCTGCACAGATTGGCGCGGGCGACGAATGGCGGGAATGGCTCGCCGCGAACGACATTGCCGAGGACAGCCTCGCGGGCCTTCTCGTTTCGCATTTCCATGGCGACCACGTGGCGGGCGCCAGCCGCATGGCGCATCTGCCGATGTATTGCGCGCGCGCCGGGCTCGACACTCTGCGCAGTGGTGGCCGCTTCGCGCGGGTGCGCAAAGGCCTGTTGCCCGGACTGGTGCCGGAAGCGATGGATGACAAAGCGCTCTTCTTCGAGGACATGCCGGAACGGCCCCTGCCTGCCGAGTTCGCGCCGTTCACATCTGGCCGCGACATTCTCGGCGATGGCAGCCTGCTGGCGGTGGAATTGCCCGGCCATTGCAAGGGGCATTGGGGCCTCGCTTTCGTCACCGAGGAAGGGCAGGCGGTGTTGCTCGCGGGCGATGCCGTCTATTCGGGCCGCGCCATCGACGAGAACCGCCCGCCGCCGCGCTTCGTCACCAATCTGCTAGGCGACACACCGACCTATCACGCCACGCTCGCGCGATTGCGGGAAGCGGACGGCAAGGGTGCCGATCTCGCCATCCTACCCGCCCACTGTCCCGTTCGCGCCGCACGGTTCCGAGGCGAGGATGCGGACTGA
- a CDS encoding NAD-dependent epimerase/dehydratase family protein, whose protein sequence is MSKRTILITGATGGLGKALVREALARGHGVRATGRKCTIGDELAAMGAEFRWCDLADPAADVFDLVQGCDSVIHAAGLSASWGPREQFERVNVDGTRVIVEAARAAGCSRFVVISSPSIFASLRDRTKITADAAPGDPPLNHYASTKLAAERLVLAAADENFATVAIRPRALVGDGDQVILPRLAEIAARKRVPLPRHGKAMIELTDLRDAAWACLEAEERAPATSPVAINISGGKPIAVGELARKAADALGLSPKFANLPLPLAHGVARLLEYGARALRLQKEPPLTRYTLSTLGYSQTFDLAPAKMLLGYEPRYDAVATLLEQAAAMRNSA, encoded by the coding sequence ATGAGCAAGCGAACCATTCTTATCACCGGCGCGACCGGCGGGCTTGGCAAGGCGCTGGTGCGTGAAGCGCTGGCGCGCGGCCACGGTGTGCGGGCCACGGGGCGCAAATGCACGATTGGCGACGAACTCGCGGCCATGGGCGCCGAGTTTCGCTGGTGCGACCTTGCCGATCCCGCCGCCGATGTTTTCGACCTGGTGCAGGGCTGCGACAGCGTGATCCACGCCGCCGGGCTCTCCGCCAGCTGGGGTCCGCGCGAGCAATTTGAGCGTGTGAATGTCGACGGCACGCGCGTAATCGTCGAAGCGGCTAGAGCGGCGGGATGCAGCCGCTTCGTCGTCATCTCCTCGCCATCGATCTTCGCCAGCCTGCGTGATCGCACAAAGATCACGGCAGATGCAGCGCCCGGCGATCCGCCGCTCAACCATTATGCCAGCACCAAGCTGGCGGCCGAGCGCCTCGTCCTCGCGGCTGCTGACGAGAACTTCGCCACCGTCGCGATCCGTCCGCGCGCATTGGTAGGCGATGGCGACCAGGTCATCCTGCCCCGCCTCGCCGAAATTGCCGCCCGCAAGCGGGTTCCGCTGCCGCGCCACGGGAAAGCCATGATCGAGCTGACCGATCTGCGCGATGCGGCCTGGGCCTGCCTCGAAGCGGAAGAGCGCGCGCCCGCCACCAGTCCGGTGGCGATCAACATTTCAGGCGGCAAACCGATTGCCGTGGGGGAGCTGGCGCGAAAGGCAGCGGACGCTCTAGGTCTCTCGCCCAAATTTGCGAACCTGCCCCTGCCGCTCGCGCATGGCGTCGCGCGGCTGTTGGAATATGGCGCGCGCGCCCTCCGCCTGCAGAAGGAGCCGCCGCTGACGCGCTATACGCTATCGACGCTCGGCTATTCGCAGACTTTCGATCTCGCACCGGCGAAGATGCTGCTCGGTTACGAGCCGCGATACGATGCCGTCGCCACGCTGCTGGAGCAGGCGGCGGCCATGCGGAACAGCGCATGA